The Methylocystis sp. ATCC 49242 region AAACGCCGGGCATGACTCGAATATCGAGATCGCGCCATTCGCGCGGCCCGTGATCGACCGCCTCGAACACAGCCGCCGCCATGGCGAATACGCCCGGATCGCCTCCCGAGACAACCGCAACAATGCGTCCGGCCGATGCGCGCACGAGCGCTTCGCGCGCGCGATCGATCTCAACGCGGTTATCGCTCGAAAGACGCGTCTGACCTTCACGCTCCGGCACGCGCGCGACATAGGGCGCATAACCGATGACGTCCTGCGCCTCGGCAAGCGCCTGCTGGGCCTCCAGCGTCAGCCAGCGCGCGTCGGCGGGGCCGAGACCAACGACATAGAGGCGGCCATTCATGGGCGGCGTCCCCTTCCGGGAACGAGCGCCATGGAGAAATAGGGCGCAACGTCGTCGCGCTTTTCCGCAAACCGCAAGATCTTTTCGCCAGTCATGGTGCCGCGTTCGACATAGATCGCGCGTTCGGCGACGCCGGCGCGCGCCATGGCGCGACGCAGCTTGGGAAAGTTGCCGCCGAGCTTCATCACGACAGCCGCATCCGTCGAGGCGAGCCGTTGCGCAAGCGTGTCTTCATCGAGCGTCGCGGGCATTACGGTAAGAATATCGTCGCCCCATGTCATCGGCTGCCGCGCGGCGGCGAAACAGCCGGACATGCCGGAAACGCCCGCGCAAATATCCACGCGAAATCGCTGATCGAGGCGCGTGAACATGTGCATGAAGGAACCGTAGAGCATCGGGTCTCCTTCACACAGCAAGGTCACGTCACGCCCCGATTCCAGCACGGCGCCGAGACGTTGCGCGCTCTCCTTATAGAAGGACGCGAGCGCGTCGACATATTCGGGCTGCTCGAAAGGAATTTCCGTCGTCACGGGATAAAGGAGCGGCAGCTCCTCGCAGCCGGGCGAAAAATATCGCTCT contains the following coding sequences:
- a CDS encoding precorrin-2 C(20)-methyltransferase, whose amino-acid sequence is MNVAASKSQESGVALGALIGVGLGPGDPELVTVKAARLIGEAKIIAYFGKPGRASNARTIAERYFSPGCEELPLLYPVTTEIPFEQPEYVDALASFYKESAQRLGAVLESGRDVTLLCEGDPMLYGSFMHMFTRLDQRFRVDICAGVSGMSGCFAAARQPMTWGDDILTVMPATLDEDTLAQRLASTDAAVVMKLGGNFPKLRRAMARAGVAERAIYVERGTMTGEKILRFAEKRDDVAPYFSMALVPGRGRRP